The Punica granatum isolate Tunisia-2019 chromosome 4, ASM765513v2, whole genome shotgun sequence sequence GCCATAAATCGGTGTCCTCATAGATGGCGACCATCTTTTTCCTGCCACAGGCAAGTTGGACAATGTTAGCTATTGCTTTCACTTGGCAGCAGTCATTTTTGAGTGGTCCGGTCAAAGAAACAGCTTTGGTTAGGTGAAATGGCAGGGCTAGGATATGATGGGAACCTGGGTTTTGATTTCTAGTTTGATGACAAAATTTGGCTTGGGAGGACCATTCCGGCCCAATTACAATGTGCCATTCCTCATTGTCCTTCAGGTGGACGTCTAAGGCTGCAAACGTGAAGTTAATTAGTTTATCAACGTGAAGCTGGCAACTGGAAGGACTGAAAGAAGAAATTGCTGCAATTTATAGAACGCAAGTTGATTGTAACGAGCTGAAGTAGCTTGAATGACCATtagggggatttttgaagtgaAGGAGACTGCCCTGTATGATAGCTAGAATGCGAGTCATGAAAATCGGATGATGCTGCATTGATATAGCTCAATGCCATGTTCCCCACAAAGGAACCAATTGAACTCGttttctttttacattattaacTGAAAACTAATTTCCCTTTTGCTCAAGAAAACTGCAGGAAAATCCTATGATCATGTAAAGGTCGGCATGCCTTGGAAAAAAGACTAGTTGCCCTTTGCAAGTGCCCAGTATTTGGTAGATGAACTGTAAATGAATTCTCAGTTAGCTTTCAATGAGTATCTCTGTGCGCAGGAGAATAGAAGTGAAGAAGGTCACGATGACAGTGACTCGACGATTGAATATTGCGGAGCCCTTGTAGAGAGGGTTATTCCTGTTAAATCATTTCGAGCCCCACCGTTGTCATTCCATGCTGCTGAGCTTTCTAGAATAGTGGTGATGTTCTTACTTTAAGGTGGGGAAGTGACAAGACTGTCTAATGTCATATCTATGCCAGTGAGACTTGATCGCATAGACCATAGAGAAATGCTATGTTAAAATTGATAGGTAGCCTAGGATAATCCATCCAGTAATTGTATACATATTTCATCTGGGCTTATGTATAATACATATCTCGAAAAGATCCAGCGACTAGAGCGCTAGATGTTCTGATAACATAGTCTTAAAGATCATAATACTTGCTCCCCAAGCCCCCTGAGTACAGACATGATCTGTTGATCAGAGCAGAATCTCGAGTGTCCATTTGATTTCCATTTGCTGATGGCCTTGACTTTACTAGCAAAAGTGCCGGTAGAACATTTTTGCAAGATTCCACAGCATAGCACTTGGAATGCCTCAGTTTATTAGACTGCACAAGAACCCAAAAAATCCCACCAGCGCATAGAAGCAACCTCAGTACACCTAAAATAACCAGAAACAACCGGAATTGCTTGACACCTACTTCAGGTTGGCAGTTCATAGCACTACATCGAGGGAGCCTTGTTATTATAGCGGTGGCGAAGGTTTCCagaatttgatttgattttccAGATTTGCAGCTATTAATCAAAACAATTGCCTTGGATTCGGCAGGGTAGTCAGCTACCCTTGCATTTGAAGTGTCTTGTTTATTCTTGGGAAGGGCAGATGTGCTCTGACTCTTACTTCATCTAGTTTTCCTAACATTGATTCTCCTTGGCGGACCTGGTTTTCTGTGGTTCGGTTTGGCTTTATTTGGGTTACGCATTTCCTTGTCTCGTGGTCTTCTCCAATCTATCTTCCTTTTGCTGAGTAGAAGTGTTCTCTTTCGTGGATATTGTTTTTTTCTCGTGAAAAGACGGAAAGTCTTGAGACAGATTCAATATTGGCCTTTAGGCATATAATGCAATGGATCTTTGATAAGAAGATATGAAGTTACTGAGAGGAAAATTAGATAAGACATGAAACAAAGCGGTTGAAATATCACATATGCTGTAGTACACGACTTTCAGAAATCCGAACTTGGCCAGGTACTTGGAATTAACAAATGCCGCCAAGTAATGGacacttcaaaaaaaaaaaaccaaatacTGGTGCAAACTAGTTAGATCGATTGGTTTCTTTTGAGAATCGAGTGGACCGAGTCATTTTCCCGGGGGACTTGCCTGTAGAATCCCGTGTTCCTTACTCCCTAGTCAAGGCTCTTCAAGATTTGATGAGCTGTTAAGCAAGAACGGCTGTTGCAGGTTTATAGAATTAGAGGATGTCTCTTTCTTCATCCTCTCGGATGATCCATCTGCAAGGACTTGATGATCATCATCATTGCTTCGGATGGGAACACCTTCAGATGCCGATATTGATCTGGTTGGAGGCTCTTCTTGCTCATGGTTGGTGTCCTCCTGATCGTTGGCCTTCCCCCACAGAACTATGTATAGCCCAACAGTGACTGCCCCAGCACCCAACAAGCTGATCGAATCCATTAAAGAAATAAAGGACCAGAAGAAGGAAACAACTAAACAAATTCAGACCGATTCGTGTCCATGTCACATTCATATCTGATGCAGGTGTCTGGACCACGAGGGTAGGACGCTGCATGGACCATACAAATCAAAAGAGTTGCCTGCTTTCATctgttgtaatttttttttccccataaaAGGATATGCAAGTTGAATGGTGGATATAGTCCCTTCCAGCATATGTACCTTCCGATGTATAGTGCTTCATGGAGAAATATGGACGCGAAAATTGTTGCCAAGACTGTGTTTAGAGGATTGAACATTGCAGTGAACACTGGTCCCCTCTCTGAAACGCACCAGGCTTGACCGACGAATACGAAAACAGCTCCAGTGCCCTGCATTAATGGAATCATTGATCAAAAAGCAAAAATCTCCGTGAGAAGATccgaaaattttatatattaaaagtcAGTGTGGGCATTCTATTGAAAATCTTTCACATCTAAAACTTAACTGTGAACAAGCAAGCACCTAGGTCAAGAGCCGTGTTTATTCTCCAAGTTAACCATTCCCTCTCCAAGATCAGTGCGACGGCTGCCGATTGTAGTGTTGCTAAGACACATGTCAAGGTAGTTGAATTCAAGTTATCTGGACAGTTTGTTGATATCGGCTTCTGTTTATATGCAAATGGGAAGATTTGCTAAGTGCCAATATTTGTGGATCGGTGGTAATAATAATCACAGGAACAGCAATCACATTTAACATGTGGATTCATCCCCCTGACAAAAATGGTAAATTTCTGAATGACTTGGAAACGGTGAAAGGTGAGAATCTTTAATGAACAGAAAATCGAAAACTGTTATCTATAAGATCATACCAGTAGGATAAGCCAAGACGACCAGCAGATGCAGGCCACAAAGAGAAACAAACAACCCAGTAACCAGCTCTGTATTTGCAATCCCAACAAAGACATTATTGTCAGAGTATATTCTCCACGGTTCAGCAGCTTGGAGCCTTTGAGGAGTGCCATTGAAACAGCTCCACCAACGCAGACCACTGTCCCTAGAATCTTCGCCAGACTTTTCA is a genomic window containing:
- the LOC116204204 gene encoding WAT1-related protein At4g28040-like, whose product is MVGIQCIYAGNALFSKAAFQQGMKPPVFDVYRQAICSLIIAPLALYNRMRNSLSLWLGLKTSGLIFAAGFFGIVVNQNAYLEGLNLSSATVATAMIYLVPVITFVMATAMGQEEVDFRSMKSLAKILGTVVCVGGAVSMALLKGSKLLNRGEYTLTIMSLLGLQIQSWLLGCLFLFVACICWSSWLILLQIFPFAYKQKPISTNCPDNLNSTTLTCVLATLQSAAVALILEREWLTWRINTALDLGACLFTGTGAVFVFVGQAWCVSERGPVFTAMFNPLNTVLATIFASIFLHEALYIGSLLGAGAVTVGLYIVLWGKANDQEDTNHEQEEPPTRSISASEGVPIRSNDDDHQVLADGSSERMKKETSSNSINLQQPFLLNSSSNLEEP